In Eucalyptus grandis isolate ANBG69807.140 chromosome 4, ASM1654582v1, whole genome shotgun sequence, the following proteins share a genomic window:
- the LOC104442557 gene encoding eukaryotic translation initiation factor 4E-1 isoform X2, translating to MSIGDAATSRPAAHEDRPPVNADSDPRRFLHGGGGNRSGRAEPEIAREARSLSKRTPGEGVTAGRPHPLGHSWTFWFDSPAAKSSQAAWGSSIRPIYTFATVEEFWSVYNNLHQPSKLVVGADLHCFKNKVEPKWEDPVCANGGKWTVTFSRGKSDTSWLYTFDHGDEICGAVVSVRAKQEKIALWTRDASDEAAQMSIGQQWKEFLNYSQKAGFIFHEDAKKLDRAARNRYTV from the exons ATGTCGATCGGAGACGCCGCGACGTCTCGGCCGGCAGCGCACGAGGATCGCCCTCCGGTGAACGCGGACTCCGATCCTCGGCGGTTCTTgcacggcggcggtggcaatcGCTCGGGACGAGCCGAGCCGGAGATCGCACGTGAAGCGAGGAGTCTGTCGAAGCGGACGCCAGGCGAGGGGGTGACGGCGGGCCGGCCTCATCCGCTCGGGCACTCGTGGACTTTCTGGTTCGATAGTCCCGCCGCCAAGTCGAGCCAAGCTGCCTGGGGAAGCTCGATACGCCCGATCTACACTTTCGCCACCGTCGAAGAGTTCTGGAG TGTCTACAACAACCTGCATCAGCCAAGTAAGCTGGTGGTGGGAGCTGACCTCCACTGTTTCAAGAATAAAGTGGAGCCAAAGTGGGAGGACCCTGTCTGCGCAAACGGAGGGAAGTGGACTGTAACTTTCTCCAGAGGGAAGTCAGATACGTCCTGGCTATACACG TTTGACCATGGAGATGAGATTTGTGGAGCAGTCGTCAGTGTCAGAGCCAAGCAAGAAAAGATAGCTTTATGGACTAGAGATGCCTCTGATGAGGCTGCTCAG ATGAGCATTGGGCAGCAGTGGAAGGAGTTTCTCAACTACAGCCAGAAGGCAGGGTTCATATTTCAC GAGGATGCCAAGAAGCTTGACAGAGCCGCTAGGAATCGCTACACGGTATGA
- the LOC104442557 gene encoding eukaryotic translation initiation factor 4E-1 isoform X1, producing MSIGDAATSRPAAHEDRPPVNADSDPRRFLHGGGGNRSGRAEPEIAREARSLSKRTPGEGVTAGRPHPLGHSWTFWFDSPAAKSSQAAWGSSIRPIYTFATVEEFWSVYNNLHQPSKLVVGADLHCFKNKVEPKWEDPVCANGGKWTVTFSRGKSDTSWLYTLLAMVGEQFDHGDEICGAVVSVRAKQEKIALWTRDASDEAAQMSIGQQWKEFLNYSQKAGFIFHEDAKKLDRAARNRYTV from the exons ATGTCGATCGGAGACGCCGCGACGTCTCGGCCGGCAGCGCACGAGGATCGCCCTCCGGTGAACGCGGACTCCGATCCTCGGCGGTTCTTgcacggcggcggtggcaatcGCTCGGGACGAGCCGAGCCGGAGATCGCACGTGAAGCGAGGAGTCTGTCGAAGCGGACGCCAGGCGAGGGGGTGACGGCGGGCCGGCCTCATCCGCTCGGGCACTCGTGGACTTTCTGGTTCGATAGTCCCGCCGCCAAGTCGAGCCAAGCTGCCTGGGGAAGCTCGATACGCCCGATCTACACTTTCGCCACCGTCGAAGAGTTCTGGAG TGTCTACAACAACCTGCATCAGCCAAGTAAGCTGGTGGTGGGAGCTGACCTCCACTGTTTCAAGAATAAAGTGGAGCCAAAGTGGGAGGACCCTGTCTGCGCAAACGGAGGGAAGTGGACTGTAACTTTCTCCAGAGGGAAGTCAGATACGTCCTGGCTATACACG TTGCTTGCAATGGTTGGTGAACAGTTTGACCATGGAGATGAGATTTGTGGAGCAGTCGTCAGTGTCAGAGCCAAGCAAGAAAAGATAGCTTTATGGACTAGAGATGCCTCTGATGAGGCTGCTCAG ATGAGCATTGGGCAGCAGTGGAAGGAGTTTCTCAACTACAGCCAGAAGGCAGGGTTCATATTTCAC GAGGATGCCAAGAAGCTTGACAGAGCCGCTAGGAATCGCTACACGGTATGA
- the LOC104440834 gene encoding transcription factor GTE12, with protein sequence MTSSPSPGNIVTVYREKESTTRNPKRQKSEERERARFVCSLSFSLPSSPTENPHCPKPSSSPSAPPPRDAAGDAGRRRLADRPASPSLSLSRRPRRARGREPAAAIVRSERGGRRFVSDSRQQSERVMMIATESVVVKKVKIKFSGRRIEAEPQSRSCGYGQQKLLIDNWTSGAVNGKEKNGNLPSKSEADGGGCMKLGSSVSGANKRGPQVDFEVVKKRQRMDRAVTQQCSTILKKLMHSQCGWPFKQPVDPVKLNIPDYFTIISEPMDLGTIKSKLEKNMYRGTEEFAADIRLTFANAMCYNPPGNQVHIMADKLNKDFETAWKALEAKWSNGDTKIGKGSASSKQSRESSAVGQSDPKTPPQCTSLPQNRMQTGETLKKNSDATLLKVKVSKVAQSCTTKSLGNNDKGTDGASGHACRSKCNACGNTTCRCSVAGPACASSMEKGRDHECAIDSPRLARSSSMQTNKSDPDSDGAVSAVDDGNVCPSSHLATPSTDATSGEAWSASLLDIQLSPKKALRAAMLKSRFADTILKAKQKTLLDNCDKADPVKMQQEKERLERRQREEKARIEAQIRAAEAAEKMRAEAEARKQRERDREAARIALQKMEKTVDFEENLEIFKELEMLSGCSGSSPHLGDIDDGSEVLSGVFDGAHYRNPLERLGLFMKDEFLEDDDDEKILIGEEGEILS encoded by the exons ATGACGTCATCGCCGTCCCCGGGAAATATCGTCACCGTatacagagagaaagagagcacgacaagaaaccctaaaaggcaaaaatccgaagagagagagagagctcgatttgtctgctctctctccttctctcttccttcctcccCCACTGAAAACCCTCACTGCCCTAaaccctcctcctctccctccgccCCGCCCCCTCGCGACGCCGCCGGAGACGCCGGGCGGAGGAGGCTCGCCGACCGGCctgcctctccctctctctctctctctcgacgtCCTCGGCGGGCGCGGGGTCGGGAGCCGGCGGCTGCGATCGTCAGATCCGAGCGCGGCGGGCGCAGATTCGTTTCCGATTCG CGTCAGCAATCAGAG CGTGTCATGATGATAGCGACTGAAAGTGTAGTTGTAAAGAAGGTGAAGATAAAGTTTTCCGGAAGGAGAATTGAAGCAGAGCCCCAATCCAGATCGTGTGGATATGGACAGCAGAAGCTACTTATTGATAATTGGACTTCTGGGGCTGTGAATGGAAAGGAGAAGAATGGCAATTTGCCTTCTAAAAGCGAGGCTGATGGTGGCGGTTGTATGAAGTTGGGAAGTTCTGTCTCTGGTGCTAATAAGCGTGGTCCGCAAGTAGATTTTGAAGTTGTGAAGAAGAGACAGAGGATGGATCGAGCTGTTACGCAACAATGTTCTACCATTTTAAAGAAACTAATGCATAGTCAATGTGGTTGGCCTTTCAAGCAACCAGTCGATCCAGTAAAGCTGAACATACCGGATTACTTCACTATCATATCAGAGCCAATGGATTTAGGGACCATAAAATCTAAGCTCGAGAAAAATATGTATCGTGGAACAGAAGAATTTGCTGCTGATATCAGGTTGACCTTTGCTAATGCCATGTGCTACAATCCACCCGGCAATCAAGTACATATAATGGCAGATAAGTTGAATAAGGACTTTGAGACGGCATGGAAAGCTCTTGAGGCAAAGTGGAGCAATGGAGACACTAAAATAGGGAAGGGGTCTGCATCGAGTAAACAAAGTCGAGAAAGCAGTGCTGTGGGACAAAGCGATCCCAAGACACCTCCTCAGTGCACCAGCTTACCTCAAAATAGGATGCAAACTGGAGAGACGCTAAAGAAGAACAGTGATGCTACTTTATTAAAG GTCAAGGTTTCTAAAGTTGCACAGAGCTGCACAACCAAGTCATTAGGAAATAACGACAAAG GCACTGATGGTGCTAGTGGACATGCTTGTCGCTCCAAGTGCAATGCATGTGGCAATACAACATGCCGATGCAGTGTTGCTGGACCAGCTTGTGCATCTTCAATGG AGAAGGGCCGAGATCATGAATGTGCTATTGATTCTCCAAGACTG GCTAGGAGCTCATCTATGCAGACCAATAAATCTGATCCAGATTCTGATG GGGCTGTGAGTGCTGTGGATGATGGAAATGTCTGTCCTAGTTCCCACCTTGCAACTCCATCTACGGATGCCACAAGTGGGGAAG CATGGAGTGCTTCTCTCCTTGACATACAGCTATCACCTAAAAAGGCTCTGCGTGCTGCAATGTTAAAGAGTCGCTTTGCGGACACTATCTTAAAGGCAAAACAGAAGACGCTACTAGATAAT TGTGATAAGGCTGATCCTGTGAAGATGCAACAAGAGAAGGAAAGATTAGAGAGAAGGCAGCGGGAAG AGAAAGCAAGGATTGAAGCTCAGATCAGAGCAGCAGAAGCTGCTGAGAAAATGAGAGCAGAGGCTGAGGCCAGAAAGCAAAGGGAGAGAGACAGGGAAGCTGCTCGGATCGCACTTCAAAAG ATGGAAAAGACTGTTGACTTCGaggaaaatcttgagatttttaagGAACTTGAGATGTTGAGTGGGTGTTCTGGTTCATCGCCTCATCTCGGTGACATTGATGATGGATCTGAAGTGTTATCAGGAGTGTTTGATGGGGCTCACTATAGGAATCCACTGGAGCGCTTAGGCTTGTTTATGAAGGATGAGTTTTTGGAAGACGACGATgatgagaaaattttgattGGGGAGGAGGGTGAGATTCTTTCATAG